CGAACCTTAGAATCTTCGATAAAAGGATGAAACAGTCCAATAGCATTACTGCCACCACCAACACAAGCTACCACCGCATCAGGCAGACGGTTTTCCAATTGCACTATTTGCTTTCTGGCTTCCAGACCGATCACTCGCTGAAAATTTCTAACCATAACAGGATAAGGATGAGGCCCTACAACAGAACCAATGATATAATGCGTATCTTCCACCCGAGCAATCCATTCTCGAATAGCTTCATTAGTAGCATCTTTCAATGTCCCTGTACCTGAATCCACAGCATGTACTTTTGCCCCTAAGAGTTTCATTTTATAGACATTCTGAGCCTGTCTTCGTATGTCTTCCGCACCCATAAAAACATCACACTCAAGCCCCAGCTTTGCACTAATAGTTGCCGATGCAACACCATGCTGCCCAGCTCCGGTTTCTGCAATAACCCTTTTCTTTCCCATTTTTTTAGCTAGTAAAGCTTGTCCAATCACATTATTAATTTTATGGGAACCCGTATGATTCAAGTCTTCTCGCTTAAGGTATATTTTCGCACCACATAAATGATTGGTTAGGTTTTCTGCAAAGTATAAAGGAGTTTCGCGTCCAGCATACTCCTTCAAGAGCCTGTTAAGTTCATTTGAAAACGAGCTGTCTTCATAAGCTTTCTTTAACGCTTCTTCTAATTCCATCAATGCACTCATTAACACTTCCGGTGCATATTGACCACCAAAAATACCAAAT
This genomic interval from Tindallia magadiensis contains the following:
- the trpB gene encoding tryptophan synthase subunit beta, with translation MAMILEKTKNTVELEDRFGIFGGQYAPEVLMSALMELEEALKKAYEDSSFSNELNRLLKEYAGRETPLYFAENLTNHLCGAKIYLKREDLNHTGSHKINNVIGQALLAKKMGKKRVIAETGAGQHGVASATISAKLGLECDVFMGAEDIRRQAQNVYKMKLLGAKVHAVDSGTGTLKDATNEAIREWIARVEDTHYIIGSVVGPHPYPVMVRNFQRVIGLEARKQIVQLENRLPDAVVACVGGGSNAIGLFHPFIEDSKVRMIGVEAGGLGLDSKQHAAALNRGSIGVIHGMLTYLMQNKDGGIEPVHSISAGLDYPGVGPEHAYLFESKRASYEAVTDQEAVQAFHLMTQMEGIIPALESSHALAQVIKMAPLMEKEQIIIMNLSGRGDKDIHTIMESGEQNDKN